One segment of bacterium DNA contains the following:
- a CDS encoding VWA domain-containing protein — translation MLKADANVLRYIYPLNTEKFSSKPIKDVSIEVNIETEEPIKMLFCSTHNVEIKRKSDTKAVVRFEDKDVIPDIDFVVYYSTNKEEIDASVLTYREAGEDGFFILNITPSFSLKEEEIQKKDIVFVIDTSGSMAGKKIEQAKRALDFCITNLNKQDRFEVIRFSTEAESLFKELKTAYKNNIESARRFVARIQPAGDTNIEEALSLAFSVFDRKEQKYGSIIFITDGKPTIGITDENELIRTIEKRNKNNIRIFVFGIDYELNTHLLDRVAEVSYGYRDYVTPEEDIELKITSFYEKIKYPVLSDIHIDFKGLSAYNIYPKKVPDLFKGSQITITGRYKKSGRLKVNLEGYIEGKKKRFEYVLNFPLHSPSDVASTTDGFIPQIWAAQHIGYLLDEIRLKGENEELKDEIIAVANKYGIITPYTSYLIIEEEQHRQSTGKNNISISPSLREVLTTPVMEAKMKAEIKGMQDKSGKKSVVASKELYALRNAQNYQQVYQGRERMEYKDSSGKVQNLTGQVKNIQGRAVYQDGNRWTDSAVYSMKNFKKVRIQFGSKDYFELVKNKPASTQFLALGKNVQFVINDTIYDIYE, via the coding sequence ATGTTAAAAGCAGATGCCAATGTTTTAAGGTATATATATCCACTAAATACAGAAAAATTTTCATCAAAGCCCATAAAGGATGTAAGTATAGAGGTTAATATAGAAACAGAGGAACCAATAAAGATGTTATTCTGTTCTACACATAATGTTGAAATAAAAAGGAAGAGTGATACAAAGGCAGTAGTGCGATTTGAGGACAAGGATGTAATTCCTGATATTGACTTTGTTGTCTATTATTCAACCAATAAAGAAGAGATAGATGCGAGTGTTCTCACGTATAGAGAAGCAGGAGAAGATGGATTTTTTATACTGAATATAACCCCTTCTTTCAGTTTGAAAGAGGAAGAGATACAAAAGAAAGATATTGTGTTTGTTATAGATACATCCGGCAGTATGGCGGGCAAGAAGATAGAACAGGCAAAAAGAGCACTGGATTTTTGTATTACTAACTTAAATAAACAAGACAGATTTGAAGTTATACGGTTCTCAACAGAGGCAGAATCACTTTTCAAAGAATTAAAAACGGCTTATAAGAACAATATAGAATCGGCAAGAAGATTTGTAGCAAGAATACAACCTGCAGGTGATACTAATATAGAAGAAGCACTTTCTCTTGCTTTTTCTGTTTTTGATAGGAAGGAACAAAAGTATGGCAGTATCATATTCATAACAGACGGTAAACCAACTATTGGAATAACAGATGAAAATGAACTGATAAGAACGATTGAAAAGAGAAATAAAAATAATATAAGGATATTTGTTTTTGGTATTGATTACGAATTAAATACTCATCTTCTTGACCGTGTAGCAGAAGTTTCTTATGGATACAGGGACTATGTCACACCTGAAGAAGATATAGAGCTAAAAATAACCTCTTTTTATGAAAAGATAAAGTATCCTGTACTTTCAGATATTCACATTGATTTTAAGGGATTGAGTGCATATAACATCTATCCCAAAAAAGTTCCTGATTTGTTTAAAGGGTCTCAGATAACCATAACCGGTAGATATAAAAAAAGTGGCAGATTAAAAGTCAATCTTGAGGGATACATAGAAGGAAAGAAAAAAAGATTTGAGTATGTATTGAACTTCCCACTCCATTCTCCTTCTGATGTTGCTTCAACTACAGATGGTTTTATACCCCAGATATGGGCTGCACAACACATAGGTTATCTATTAGATGAGATACGGCTGAAAGGAGAGAACGAGGAACTGAAAGATGAAATAATTGCTGTTGCCAATAAGTATGGAATTATTACTCCTTATACGAGTTATTTAATTATAGAGGAAGAACAACATCGTCAATCTACAGGAAAAAATAATATCTCGATTTCTCCTTCTTTGAGAGAGGTGTTAACCACTCCTGTAATGGAAGCTAAAATGAAAGCAGAGATTAAGGGTATGCAGGATAAATCCGGTAAAAAAAGTGTAGTTGCCAGTAAAGAACTTTATGCTTTGAGAAATGCACAGAATTATCAACAGGTCTATCAGGGAAGAGAACGTATGGAGTATAAAGACAGTTCAGGGAAGGTACAGAACCTTACCGGGCAGGTGAAAAATATACAGGGAAGGGCTGTCTATCAGGATGGTAATAGATGGACTGACTCTGCAGTTTATAGTATGAAAAACTTCAAGAAAGTAAGGATACAATTTGGAAGCAAGGATTATTTTGAACTGGTAAAAAATAAACCAGCATCTACTCAATTTCTTGCTCTGGGGAAAAATGTTCAGTTTGTAATAAATGATACAATCTATGATATATATGAATAG
- a CDS encoding bifunctional riboflavin kinase/FAD synthetase yields the protein MMQQLIHFSKITEINKEIVLGIGKFDGVHLGHQKLLSMIVKEAKKEGRVPAVITFKNFPVEFLLCSWEEKLALLRYWGIKVCIWCNFDEISHLSPENFLDILLEAGVKTIVIGYNFRFGKERRGDVKFLMKKSKEKDFSLIVVPSFKKDGEIVSASKIREMIKDGRIEKANKLLGRYFSISGKVIKGKGIGRKLGFPTANLFLQNSVCIANGVYAGWTLYNRKIYKSAIVTGISPTFNDNTEKFEVFLIDFPFTKKIYNQKLRVFLYKKLRAQRKFEDELQLQRQIRKDIEKINNLLEKVIPPDFK from the coding sequence ATGATGCAACAACTTATTCACTTCTCAAAAATAACCGAAATAAATAAAGAGATTGTTTTAGGGATAGGGAAGTTTGATGGTGTTCACCTTGGACACCAGAAGCTTTTATCTATGATAGTAAAAGAGGCAAAAAAAGAGGGAAGGGTACCCGCAGTTATTACTTTTAAAAATTTTCCAGTAGAATTTCTTCTATGTAGTTGGGAGGAAAAACTCGCTTTACTAAGATACTGGGGGATAAAGGTATGTATCTGGTGTAATTTTGATGAGATATCTCATCTCTCGCCTGAAAATTTTCTGGATATATTACTTGAAGCAGGAGTTAAAACGATAGTTATCGGTTATAACTTTCGGTTTGGTAAAGAGAGAAGAGGAGATGTAAAGTTTTTAATGAAGAAGTCAAAAGAAAAAGATTTTTCTCTTATAGTAGTACCTTCTTTTAAGAAAGATGGTGAGATAGTAAGCGCTTCAAAGATAAGAGAGATGATAAAAGATGGTAGAATTGAAAAGGCAAATAAACTTTTAGGAAGATATTTTTCTATTTCAGGTAAAGTTATTAAAGGAAAAGGTATTGGAAGAAAACTGGGTTTCCCTACAGCAAATCTCTTTCTTCAGAATAGTGTTTGTATTGCTAATGGTGTATATGCTGGCTGGACGTTATATAACAGGAAAATTTATAAATCTGCAATAGTAACAGGTATTTCTCCTACTTTTAATGATAATACAGAGAAGTTTGAAGTGTTTCTTATAGATTTTCCTTTCACCAAGAAGATATACAATCAAAAATTACGTGTGTTTTTATATAAAAAACTAAGGGCACAAAGAAAATTTGAAGATGAATTACAACTTCAGAGACAGATAAGGAAAGATATTGAAAAGATAAATAATCTTTTAGAAAAAGTCATACCTCCGGATTTTAAATAA
- a CDS encoding creatininase family protein gives MKVKLFEMTLKEIKEMQPFEVVVLPWGSCEPHNLHLPYGCDTISVEKIGLIGAEKARKKGAKVVVLPAIPIGVNTSGMEFPLVLNFNPTTQLTMLKDIIDCLEKHNIYKLIIMNGHGGNDFKWMARELYGKTRVVIFVLNWWELTQDIVEKVCDDKSGEHGNESETSWFMYLCPELVHLEWADEGKVKEPVLNSLKNQEVWMPRPWHLLTVNSGYGNPKKATPEKGKVIFDETTDRIAEIIKEISDAKITETFPY, from the coding sequence ATGAAAGTTAAACTGTTTGAGATGACATTGAAGGAGATAAAAGAGATGCAGCCTTTTGAGGTAGTTGTATTACCCTGGGGTTCTTGTGAGCCACATAATCTACATCTTCCATATGGGTGTGACACAATTTCAGTAGAGAAAATCGGGCTTATAGGCGCAGAGAAGGCAAGAAAAAAAGGAGCAAAAGTGGTTGTTTTGCCTGCCATTCCTATCGGTGTTAACACCAGCGGTATGGAATTCCCGCTTGTATTAAATTTCAATCCTACCACTCAATTGACTATGTTGAAGGATATCATAGACTGTCTTGAAAAACATAATATCTATAAACTTATCATTATGAATGGCCATGGGGGTAATGATTTTAAATGGATGGCGAGGGAATTATATGGAAAGACAAGGGTTGTTATATTTGTACTGAATTGGTGGGAACTAACACAGGATATTGTAGAAAAGGTCTGTGATGATAAGTCAGGAGAACATGGGAATGAATCAGAAACATCGTGGTTTATGTATCTCTGTCCAGAGTTGGTACATCTTGAATGGGCAGATGAAGGAAAGGTAAAAGAACCCGTACTTAATTCATTAAAAAATCAGGAGGTATGGATGCCGAGGCCGTGGCATCTACTTACTGTTAATTCAGGTTATGGAAATCCCAAAAAGGCAACACCGGAAAAAGGAAAAGTAATATTTGATGAGACAACTGACAGAATTGCTGAAATAATAAAAGAGATATCTGATGCTAAAATAACCGAAACATTTCCATACTGA
- a CDS encoding iron-containing alcohol dehydrogenase: MENIYFYMGAKVYFEKGGIEKHLQQVKKYGRKVFIVSGKSFIFRSGLFENITAILSKEGIGFVSYAGANPEPDTDDVDNGAALCIKEGCDCILAVGGGSAMDVGKAIAVVATNGGSVRDYFGEMEYKNEPLPVIAIPTTCGTGSEVTRFAVIVDRSHNTKKTVSSEKIIPKLSILDADVLKTLSQHLVVATGMDAFSHAAESYLSNKADCLSKMFAKESLEILMEYLPRVKNISMEAREKLFLASLIAGFGLNKTGTIIVHGMGYTLTITHNTHHGTANAILLPYVFEYLKYNGYEKEIEELEGIWGKTEQLKNFVRDIGLPWRLRDIGIKKEEIGKLADLAVLGTQRSMKNMKMVIGKDEFKKIFEIAW; encoded by the coding sequence ATGGAGAATATCTACTTTTATATGGGAGCAAAGGTTTATTTTGAAAAGGGAGGTATAGAAAAACACCTCCAGCAGGTAAAAAAATATGGCAGGAAGGTTTTTATAGTAAGTGGGAAAAGTTTTATATTCAGGTCAGGACTTTTTGAAAATATTACAGCAATTCTTTCAAAAGAGGGAATAGGTTTCGTCTCCTATGCAGGAGCAAATCCAGAACCAGATACAGATGATGTTGATAATGGTGCGGCGTTATGTATAAAAGAAGGTTGTGATTGTATATTAGCAGTTGGTGGTGGAAGTGCTATGGATGTAGGGAAAGCCATAGCAGTTGTTGCTACCAATGGTGGTTCTGTAAGAGATTACTTCGGGGAGATGGAATATAAGAATGAACCACTTCCTGTTATTGCCATACCTACAACCTGTGGAACAGGAAGTGAGGTTACAAGATTTGCAGTTATAGTTGACAGGAGCCATAATACAAAAAAGACAGTGAGTAGTGAAAAAATTATACCTAAATTATCAATTCTGGATGCGGATGTATTAAAAACATTGTCTCAACATCTCGTAGTTGCCACAGGAATGGATGCTTTCTCTCATGCCGCTGAAAGTTATCTTTCAAATAAGGCGGATTGTTTATCAAAGATGTTTGCAAAGGAAAGTTTGGAAATACTTATGGAATATCTCCCGAGAGTAAAGAATATCTCTATGGAAGCGAGAGAAAAACTTTTTCTGGCTTCTCTTATTGCAGGATTTGGTTTAAACAAAACAGGAACTATTATTGTGCACGGTATGGGCTATACTCTCACTATAACACATAACACTCACCATGGAACTGCTAATGCAATTCTTCTACCCTATGTATTTGAATATCTGAAGTATAATGGATATGAAAAAGAGATAGAAGAACTTGAAGGTATATGGGGAAAAACAGAACAACTGAAGAATTTTGTGAGAGATATTGGACTTCCATGGCGTTTGAGAGATATAGGAATAAAAAAAGAGGAGATAGGAAAACTTGCAGACCTTGCTGTTTTAGGGACACAGAGGTCTATGAAGAATATGAAAATGGTTATAGGTAAAGATGAGTTTAAAAAGATATTTGAAATTGCATGGTAA
- a CDS encoding anion permease — MDFRLIGPLYMGWSLGANDTANIFGTAVSSYMVRYKTAVFLTAIFVLLGALFSGSKGMETLSNLTCQTYETALIISFAAAITVTLMTLLSLPVSTSQAVVGAIMGIGIINKHIETESLIKIVICWITTPLGASLISVILYVICSRIISRKSLHFLTYDRLMRNLLILSGIYGAYSLGANNVANVTGVFYKTGTFSLNQSLLIGGLSIGLGAITYSRGVMWTVGKRIITVDAFSAFIAVLAHSITLHIYAHIGVPVSSSQAIVGAVFGIGIIKGMRTVNKKNLLKVISGWFFTPVAGMFFCLALIFLIH; from the coding sequence ATGGATTTCAGGTTGATTGGACCTTTATATATGGGATGGTCACTCGGAGCAAATGATACTGCCAATATCTTTGGGACAGCGGTTTCTTCATATATGGTGAGATATAAGACGGCTGTTTTTCTTACCGCTATATTTGTTCTCCTCGGAGCTTTATTTAGCGGTAGTAAAGGTATGGAGACCCTTTCAAATCTTACATGTCAGACATATGAGACAGCGCTGATTATCTCTTTTGCTGCTGCAATAACTGTAACACTTATGACTCTATTGAGTTTACCTGTCTCTACATCACAGGCAGTTGTTGGTGCTATAATGGGTATAGGTATTATAAATAAACATATAGAGACAGAATCACTGATTAAAATAGTTATATGCTGGATTACCACTCCATTAGGAGCATCTTTAATATCAGTTATTCTTTATGTTATCTGTTCCAGAATTATTAGTAGAAAATCATTACATTTCTTAACATATGATAGATTGATGAGAAATCTTTTAATATTGAGTGGTATTTATGGTGCTTATTCCCTCGGTGCTAATAATGTAGCAAATGTCACAGGAGTGTTTTATAAAACAGGAACATTTAGCTTAAATCAGTCATTATTGATAGGAGGATTAAGCATCGGACTTGGTGCTATTACTTATAGCAGAGGGGTTATGTGGACAGTGGGTAAGAGGATTATTACTGTTGATGCTTTCTCTGCTTTTATTGCGGTTTTAGCACATTCTATAACACTTCATATATATGCCCACATAGGTGTTCCTGTTTCTTCTTCTCAGGCAATTGTAGGAGCGGTATTCGGTATAGGGATTATTAAGGGGATGCGGACCGTAAATAAAAAAAATCTCCTGAAGGTAATCTCTGGCTGGTTCTTCACTCCAGTTGCAGGTATGTTTTTCTGTCTCGCCCTTATTTTTCTGATACATTGA
- a CDS encoding DUF47 family protein: MEFFFSRKNRIYEMVEKYLNKMLETAELFKKAIEKYFETGLSCEFKEMIETTHLSESMADDIRREIEVEMYEKSLIPESRGDILGLLEATDEVMNKAQSVLYQIETENLKIPKELQEDFLKLIHNNISAFEMAIDGFRILFHNLKDVRERVQEVDKRESSSDRMERDLIRKIFSGIYDTGEKILLKDLVIEIGHISDMSEEVTDRLNIVVAKRMV, from the coding sequence ATGGAATTTTTTTTCAGTAGGAAAAATAGAATATATGAAATGGTAGAAAAATATCTCAATAAGATGCTTGAAACCGCAGAACTTTTTAAAAAGGCAATAGAAAAGTATTTTGAAACAGGATTATCCTGTGAGTTTAAAGAGATGATAGAGACAACCCATCTTTCTGAATCAATGGCTGATGACATAAGACGGGAGATAGAGGTAGAGATGTATGAAAAGTCACTTATTCCAGAATCCAGAGGAGATATATTAGGACTTCTTGAAGCAACTGATGAGGTTATGAATAAGGCACAGTCGGTATTGTATCAGATTGAAACAGAAAACCTTAAGATACCTAAAGAACTGCAGGAGGACTTTTTGAAATTAATCCATAATAATATATCTGCATTTGAGATGGCAATAGATGGTTTTAGAATACTCTTTCATAATCTTAAAGATGTAAGAGAGAGAGTTCAGGAAGTGGATAAAAGAGAAAGTTCATCTGACAGGATGGAGCGGGACCTTATAAGGAAGATATTTTCTGGTATTTATGATACAGGGGAAAAGATACTTCTTAAGGACCTTGTGATTGAAATAGGGCATATCTCAGATATGTCAGAAGAGGTAACAGACCGGTTAAATATAGTGGTGGCTAAAAGGATGGTATAA
- the leuS gene encoding leucine--tRNA ligase codes for MEKYNFNEIEKKWQEKWEKEGIYRAKFVPDNKKFYVLEMFPYTSAQIHMGHVRNYTIGDVIARFLIMNGFNILHPIGYDAFGMPAENAAIKQKIHPKDWTYKNIETIRRQLKKLGISYCWEREVITCDPDYYRWNQYFFLQFYKKGLVYKKLSPANWCPSCSTVLANEQVINGECWRCGSAVEQKELSQWFVKITEYADKLLDFSGVKNWPERVITMQKNWIGKSYGAEVHFVIPDLNKELVVFTTRPDTLFGATYVVLSPRHPLIQNILKKSSLKNEIEKFLSKVKSQGLTVESTVKTEKEGVYTGIDAINPVNGEKIPVWIGNYVLMEYGTGAIMSVPAHDQRDFEFAQKYKLPIKIVIKNPEWTEVPETIESAYEGEGTMVNSGQFNGLSNKEFMDIITESLAKEGKGRKAVCYSLRDWCISRQRYWGTPIPIIYCKKCGTVPVPEENLPVTLPYNVNITGQGESPLKYVPEFFNCICPLCGSAAERETDTMDTFMDSSWYFLRYASEDIKDKPFDKKEVNYWMPVDQYIGGIEHAILHLLYSRFFVKVLNDLGYIDFKEPFENLLCQGMVIKDGAKMSKSKGNVVDPEDMINKYGVDTLRLFILFAAPPELDLEWSEKGIEGAWRFINRVWNLNNYILSYDAKGINTEDIVAERAINKTIKAITDDITKDFHFNTAIAKMMEFINDLYRIVEKKECSKEKLLSVWQRFIKIMSPFTPHICEEMWKLIGNNTSVFMERWPEIDKNYLMDEIISIAVQVNGKLRGRINISTGSSEEEVIKYALKEPHISRWLENKTIIKHIYIKDKILNIIIK; via the coding sequence ATGGAAAAATATAACTTTAACGAGATAGAAAAAAAGTGGCAGGAAAAGTGGGAAAAGGAAGGAATATACAGGGCAAAGTTTGTGCCTGATAATAAAAAGTTTTATGTGCTTGAAATGTTTCCTTACACATCTGCTCAGATACATATGGGACATGTAAGGAACTATACTATTGGAGATGTTATTGCCCGCTTTCTTATAATGAACGGATTTAATATCCTCCATCCTATTGGGTATGACGCCTTTGGTATGCCTGCTGAAAATGCTGCAATAAAACAAAAAATTCATCCAAAGGACTGGACATACAAAAATATAGAAACCATCAGAAGACAGTTGAAAAAATTAGGGATATCTTACTGCTGGGAAAGAGAAGTTATAACCTGTGACCCTGATTATTACAGATGGAACCAGTATTTTTTCCTTCAGTTTTATAAGAAAGGGCTCGTCTATAAAAAACTTTCACCTGCAAACTGGTGTCCTTCCTGCAGTACAGTACTTGCAAATGAACAGGTAATAAATGGTGAATGCTGGAGGTGTGGTTCAGCAGTTGAACAGAAAGAACTCTCTCAGTGGTTTGTAAAAATTACTGAATATGCAGATAAACTACTTGATTTTTCAGGAGTTAAAAACTGGCCTGAACGTGTCATAACAATGCAGAAAAACTGGATAGGTAAAAGTTATGGTGCAGAAGTACATTTTGTCATTCCTGACTTGAATAAAGAACTTGTTGTTTTTACTACCAGACCCGATACACTTTTTGGTGCAACATACGTGGTTTTATCACCACGACATCCTCTGATTCAGAATATACTTAAAAAAAGTTCTTTGAAGAATGAAATAGAAAAATTTCTGTCAAAGGTTAAAAGTCAGGGACTCACTGTAGAATCAACCGTTAAAACAGAAAAGGAAGGTGTTTATACAGGGATTGATGCAATAAATCCTGTAAATGGTGAAAAGATACCTGTATGGATAGGCAACTACGTTCTTATGGAATATGGTACAGGTGCTATTATGTCAGTTCCTGCACATGACCAGAGGGACTTTGAATTTGCACAGAAGTATAAACTGCCTATAAAAATTGTTATAAAAAATCCTGAATGGACTGAAGTTCCTGAGACAATTGAATCTGCATATGAAGGAGAAGGAACAATGGTAAATTCAGGACAGTTTAATGGACTTTCAAATAAAGAGTTTATGGATATAATAACAGAATCCCTTGCGAAAGAAGGAAAAGGGAGAAAAGCGGTCTGTTATAGTTTAAGGGACTGGTGTATATCAAGACAGAGATACTGGGGAACACCTATACCTATTATATACTGCAAGAAATGTGGAACTGTTCCAGTTCCAGAAGAGAATCTGCCTGTAACTCTTCCCTATAATGTTAATATTACAGGTCAGGGAGAGTCCCCTCTTAAATATGTTCCTGAATTTTTCAATTGTATATGTCCTCTCTGTGGAAGTGCTGCTGAAAGAGAGACAGATACAATGGATACCTTTATGGACTCCTCATGGTATTTTTTAAGATATGCTTCAGAAGATATAAAAGATAAACCATTTGATAAAAAAGAGGTTAACTACTGGATGCCTGTGGACCAGTATATCGGAGGAATAGAACATGCCATACTCCATCTTTTGTACAGCAGATTTTTTGTAAAGGTTCTTAATGACCTCGGTTATATTGACTTTAAAGAACCATTTGAAAACCTTCTCTGTCAGGGAATGGTTATAAAAGATGGTGCAAAGATGTCAAAATCAAAGGGAAATGTTGTTGACCCTGAAGATATGATAAACAAATATGGAGTAGATACTTTACGACTTTTTATACTTTTTGCTGCTCCTCCTGAACTGGACCTTGAATGGTCAGAGAAAGGAATAGAAGGAGCATGGAGATTTATAAACAGGGTCTGGAACTTAAATAATTATATACTTTCCTACGATGCCAAAGGAATAAATACAGAAGATATTGTTGCAGAGCGGGCTATAAACAAAACAATAAAGGCGATTACTGACGATATAACAAAGGACTTTCATTTTAATACCGCAATAGCAAAAATGATGGAATTTATAAATGACCTTTATAGAATTGTAGAAAAAAAGGAGTGCTCTAAAGAAAAACTTTTAAGTGTATGGCAACGATTTATAAAAATTATGTCTCCTTTTACCCCGCATATCTGTGAAGAGATGTGGAAACTTATTGGAAACAATACCTCTGTATTTATGGAAAGATGGCCTGAAATAGATAAAAATTATCTGATGGATGAAATTATCTCTATTGCAGTTCAGGTAAACGGAAAACTCCGTGGAAGGATAAACATCTCTACAGGTTCTTCTGAAGAAGAAGTTATTAAGTATGCCTTAAAAGAACCACATATATCTCGTTGGCTGGAAAATAAAACAATTATCAAACACATCTATATAAAGGATAAAATTCTCAATATTATAATAAAATAA